The window CCAGGTGTCGAGAACGACCCGGAGGTTCATGCCCGTCCGGGCGGCGCGGAACGACAATCCCTCTTCGACGGTGAGGAGGATCTCGCCGATGCCGAACAGGCCGATGACGGCGACGATGAAGTCGAAGCCCTTCATGAGGTCCACGAAGCCGAACGTCATCCGGAGCTGGCCGGTCACGATGTCGAGCCCGACCGCGGCGAGGATGAAGCCGAGCAGGATCGAGACGAGCGACTTCACCGGGTTGCCGCCGCCGAGCCCGACGAAGCTCGAGAAGGTCAGGAGCTGGATCGAGAAGAACTCCGGCGGGCCGAACTTGAGCGCGATCTCCGCGAGCAGCGGCGCGAAGAAGGTGATCAGCACGATCGAGAAGAAGGCGCCGACGAACGACGAAGTGAAGGCCGCGGTGAGCGCCTGGCCCCCCAGCCCCTGGCGCGCCAGCGGGTAGCCGTCGAAGGTCGTCGCCACCGACCACGGCTCGCCGGGGATGTTGAAGAGCACCGACGTGATCGCGCCGCCGAACAGCGCCCCCCAGTAGAGGGAGGTCAGGAGGATGATCGCCGAGGTGGGCGGCATCGTGAACGTGAGCGGCAGCAGGATCGCGACGCCGTTGGCGCCGCCCAGGCCCGGCAGGACGCCGATGATCGTCCCCAGGGTGATGCCGATGACGGCGACGAACAGGTTGTACGGGGTGATCGCGATGTGGAAGCCGAGGACGAGGTTCTCGATCCCCATGCCTACTGCCCGAGCCACGCCTCGAGCGGGCCCTTGGGCATCGGCACCAGAAACCACTTCTCGAAGACGAAGAAGGTCGCGAGCGGGAACAGGATCGCGACGGCGAGCACGGCCAGCCACGTGTGGCGGCCGATCCAGCGCATGTAGAACCCGGTGTAGAGCGCCCCGGAGACGTAGAGCCCGAGCCACTGCGTGAGCACCACGAGCGCCACGGCGGGCCAGAGCACCTTCAGCACCGGCCCGAGCTGCGCACGCGTGACGAACACCCGCGCCTCCGCACGGCGCGCCGCCTGGAGACAAATGAGGGCGCAGGCGGCGAGCATGAGCACGCCGAGCCAGAAGGGAAAGAATCCGCTCTTGGGGCCGTCGGTGCCCCAGCCGATGCCGAGCCTGACGGCGTCGAAGAGGACGACTCCGCTCAGCAGCATCAGGAACGACGCGGTGACCAGGTCCGCGAGTCGCATGGCGTCGGGGGCTACTGCTTCAGGAGACCCCCCTTCGCCATCAGATCCTTGTGGAGCTTTTCGTTCTCCTCCACCCACTTCACGTACTCGGCGCCCGAGGCGAAGGCCGGCTTCAGCGCGCCCTCGTTGAGGTACTTCTGGAACTCGGGCGTGTCGTAGACCTTCCTGAGGAACGCGACGTACCAGTCCACGGCCTCCTTCGGCATGCTCGGCGCCCCGAAGATCCCGCGGAGCATCAGGTAGTGCACGTCGACGCCGAGGGCCTCCTTGACCGTCGGGATGTCCTTCCACTCGGCGACGGGGATGCGCGCGGTGTCGAAGACGGCGAGCGGCCGGACGCGGCCCGCCTTCCAGTGGCTCGCGCACTCGATGGGGTTGTTGACGGTCGAGTCCACGTGGTTGCCGACGAGGTTCACGCACACCTCACCGCCGCCCTTGAACGGCACGTAGATGAACTTGAGCCCGAGCGCCTGCTGGAGCTGGATCGTGAGGATCTGGTCCTCCTGCGCCGAGCCCGTGCCGCCCATCTTGAACGCGGTGGGCTTCGCCTTCACGGCGGCGATGTACTCCTTGGCCGTCTTGTACGACGTCTCCGCGTTCACCCACAGGATGAACTGGTCGAGCGCCATTCGGGCGACCGGCGTGAGGTCACGCCAGCTGAACGGAATGCCGGTGTGGAGCGGCGTGGTGAAGAGGTTCGACAGCGTGATGACGATGACGTGGGCGTCGCCCTTCTTGGCCTTGACGTCGAGAAAGCCCTCGGCGCCGGCGCCGCCCGACTTGTTCACGACGATGAGCGGCCGCGGCGAGAGCTTGTGCTTCTCGGCGAGGCCGGAGATCAGGCGCGCCATCTGGTCGGCGCCGCCGCCGGTCCCCGCGGGCACGACGAACTCGATCGGCTTGGTCGGCTCCCACGCGCCGGCCGGAGCCGTCGACGCCAGGACGAGGACGAGCGAAAGGGCGATCGTGAGCCTCATGGCTCGACTCCTTGCGGCCTGCGGCCGCTGTCTCTCTCGTTGCAATTCGACGCCCGGTGCTGACCGACACTCGACGGCGGGTGATGAACGTCGGGCCGGGCCCCGTGGTTCCCCGGGGCCCGGCCCGCTCTGCTGCTACGAAACGGCCGCGCGCTCCATGCGGCGCGCTACTTGGCGTCGAGCGCGGCCTTGGTGGCGTCCAGCCGCCGGAACGGGACCACGGCCGGGATCTCCCACTTCTCCCACATCTCGTCCACCTTCTTCTGGAAGTACTCGAGGTCCTCCTCGATGAAGTGGGCGAAGCGGCCCTGCTTGAGCAGGTACTCGCGCACGGGCTTCCGCGCGCGGCCCTCGACGATCGCCTTGGTCTTGCCGTAGTACTTCACGACCCCGTCCTCGACCTCGTAGAGGGGGAAGATGCCGGTCTCGATGGCGAGCTCGCCCAGCTCGTGGGAGAGCATCGGGTCGTAGTCCCAGCCCTTCGGGCACGGGTCGAGCGAGTGGATGAAGGTCGGCCCGCCGATCGTCAGCGCACGGCGGACCCGGTTCATCATCTCGACCGCGTAGGAGGCGCAGACGGTGGCCACGTAGCGGCACTCGGAATGCCCCGCCGCCATCATGCCGGCCATGTTCTTCTTCCAGCGCGTGTGGATGAGACGCTTGGCCTTGCCGGGGGGGCTGAACGTCGTGTGGGCGCCGTAGGGCGTCATGCCGGAAAGCTGGATGTCGGTGTTCGCGTACGACTCGTTGTCGTAGAGCAGGATGAGGGAGTTGTACTCCTTGTGCGTCAGGGTCGCCGAGATCGCCCCCAGGCCCATGTCGGCGCCGCCGCCGTCGCCGCAGAACGCTATAACATTGATCGGCTCCGCCTTCATCTTTCCTTTCCGCATGAGAGCTTTCAGTCCTGCAGCAGTACCAAGCGCTGCCGATCCGGAAGATCCCAATTGCGTGTGCATCCACGGCACCACCCACGGCGTCGTGTAGTACGTCGTGTTGGCGACGTACATGCAGCCGGTGGAGCCGAGCACGATCGTGCGCGGGCCCGCCGCTTTCACCATGAGCTTCATGACGAGCGCGGACTCGCAGCCCTGGCAGGTCCGGTGGCCCGAGGTGAAGTACTCCTCGAGGGTGACCTTCTTGACGCCACGGAACGGCTCGAGGATCTGCGTGGCGTTGGTGAACGTCGTGGTCTCAGCCATGGGCATGCTCTCCTATTCGCGAACGCCGAGCCAGTGCGTCTTCGCGTCCGACTTGCCGGCCTTGGCGGCGCCGTAGCACATGTCCGCCGCCTTGTTGACGTCCTCCAGCGTCACCTCGCGGCCACCGAGGCCGCAGATGAAGGACAGGAGCGGCGGCCGTCGCGAGGCGTTGTACATGGCCGCGCGGATCTCGTTGGCCACCACGCCCGAGCCGAACGGCGACCCGAACGAATAATCGCGGTCGATGACGCCGATCGCCTGGGCCTTCGAGAGCGCGGCGACCAGGCGGTCGGTCGGGAACGGCCGGAACCAGCGCAGCCGGACGAGGCCGACCTTCTTGCCCTTGGCGCGCATCTCGCGGATGGCGACCTTGATGGGCAGCGAGATCGTGCCCATGCCGACCAGGATGATCTCCGCGTCGTCGGTCATGTACTCCTCGAACCACGGGTTCTCCGGGCCGCGGCCGAAGACGCGCCGGAAGTCGGCGTACGCCTCCTCGATCACGCCGACCGCGCGCGCCATCGCCTCGTTGTTCTGGCGCCGGATCTCGATGACCCAGTCCTCGTTCGCTTGCGGGGCGACGGTGATCGGGTTGTCGGGGTGGAGCTGGAGGTCGCCGCGATCGTAACGCGGCAGGAAAGCGTCCACCTTCTCCCTCGGCGGCACCATCGTGAGCGCCTGGGAGTGCGTGAGGAACGCGCCGTCGGCCGAGATCGCGAGCGGCAGGAAGACGCGCCGGTCCTCGGCGACGCGGTAGGCGATCAGCGTCGTGTCGAGCGCCTCCTGGGACGTGTCGATCCAGCAGAGGAGCCAGCCGAGGTCACGGACCACCAGCGCGTCGTTGTGCTCGACACCGAACGCGCCGGGGTCGTCGAGCGCGCGGTTGCCGACGAGCGCGACCATGGGCACCCGCAGCGGTGGTGTCACGACGAGGCACTCCATCGCGTACATCCAGCCCACGCCCGATGAGCCGCAGAAGACGCGGGCGCCCACCGTCGAGGCGTGCTTGACGATCTCGAACTGGCTGTGCTCGCCTTCGGCCACGATGTACTCGGCGACAAGATTCCCGTTGGCGATCTTCTTGGCGATCGCCTGCATGACCGTGTCGTACGGCCGGATCGGGTAGGCCGTGACGACATCGATGTCGGCGAGGGTGAGGGCTTCTGCCACCGCCTCGCTCCCCGAGATCAGGAGTTCCTTGTCTTCGGCCGCCGCCGGAACCGCCTTGGTCGCCACCGCCA is drawn from Candidatus Methylomirabilota bacterium and contains these coding sequences:
- a CDS encoding tripartite tricarboxylate transporter substrate binding protein, producing the protein MRLTIALSLVLVLASTAPAGAWEPTKPIEFVVPAGTGGGADQMARLISGLAEKHKLSPRPLIVVNKSGGAGAEGFLDVKAKKGDAHVIVITLSNLFTTPLHTGIPFSWRDLTPVARMALDQFILWVNAETSYKTAKEYIAAVKAKPTAFKMGGTGSAQEDQILTIQLQQALGLKFIYVPFKGGGEVCVNLVGNHVDSTVNNPIECASHWKAGRVRPLAVFDTARIPVAEWKDIPTVKEALGVDVHYLMLRGIFGAPSMPKEAVDWYVAFLRKVYDTPEFQKYLNEGALKPAFASGAEYVKWVEENEKLHKDLMAKGGLLKQ
- a CDS encoding pyruvate ferredoxin oxidoreductase translates to MAVATKAVPAAAEDKELLISGSEAVAEALTLADIDVVTAYPIRPYDTVMQAIAKKIANGNLVAEYIVAEGEHSQFEIVKHASTVGARVFCGSSGVGWMYAMECLVVTPPLRVPMVALVGNRALDDPGAFGVEHNDALVVRDLGWLLCWIDTSQEALDTTLIAYRVAEDRRVFLPLAISADGAFLTHSQALTMVPPREKVDAFLPRYDRGDLQLHPDNPITVAPQANEDWVIEIRRQNNEAMARAVGVIEEAYADFRRVFGRGPENPWFEEYMTDDAEIILVGMGTISLPIKVAIREMRAKGKKVGLVRLRWFRPFPTDRLVAALSKAQAIGVIDRDYSFGSPFGSGVVANEIRAAMYNASRRPPLLSFICGLGGREVTLEDVNKAADMCYGAAKAGKSDAKTHWLGVRE
- a CDS encoding thiamine pyrophosphate-dependent enzyme, whose translation is MAETTTFTNATQILEPFRGVKKVTLEEYFTSGHRTCQGCESALVMKLMVKAAGPRTIVLGSTGCMYVANTTYYTTPWVVPWMHTQLGSSGSAALGTAAGLKALMRKGKMKAEPINVIAFCGDGGGADMGLGAISATLTHKEYNSLILLYDNESYANTDIQLSGMTPYGAHTTFSPPGKAKRLIHTRWKKNMAGMMAAGHSECRYVATVCASYAVEMMNRVRRALTIGGPTFIHSLDPCPKGWDYDPMLSHELGELAIETGIFPLYEVEDGVVKYYGKTKAIVEGRARKPVREYLLKQGRFAHFIEEDLEYFQKKVDEMWEKWEIPAVVPFRRLDATKAALDAK
- a CDS encoding tripartite tricarboxylate transporter TctB family protein, whose product is MRLADLVTASFLMLLSGVVLFDAVRLGIGWGTDGPKSGFFPFWLGVLMLAACALICLQAARRAEARVFVTRAQLGPVLKVLWPAVALVVLTQWLGLYVSGALYTGFYMRWIGRHTWLAVLAVAILFPLATFFVFEKWFLVPMPKGPLEAWLGQ